The following proteins are encoded in a genomic region of Haloarcula marina:
- the priL gene encoding DNA primase regulatory subunit PriL translates to MQSLHARYPFLAAAREAVEAAAVDLGEVVATEEAVTGRALERVESAITEGTVGEPHRRTRVELLSYPVARVLVSLVDEHVCTRKYASAEAATARERFTAEFETTTEFKSTQSERIELRDLLVEFDLASAVHEAETGYWVDVGAYLELAADQRGDRWRLVNRPLADGRVRIATDDLHVLLKQAIRHRVAEGLPFDVPDVIADELDAEVEQLREVLADLDLTREIDTVVPEMFPPCMQSLLDQVQKGEHLEHHSRFAIAAFLTSIGMTTDEIVDLFQVNPGFGEEATRYQVDHIRGDTSPTEYSTPACSTMMSYGDCVNKDDLCERISHPMGYYEQKLDDAEDDELVDWREENGGDDAGEEADA, encoded by the coding sequence ATGCAGTCGCTCCACGCACGCTATCCGTTCCTCGCCGCCGCCCGCGAGGCCGTCGAAGCCGCGGCGGTCGACCTCGGTGAAGTGGTCGCCACCGAGGAGGCGGTCACGGGGCGAGCGCTGGAGCGCGTCGAGTCGGCGATTACCGAGGGCACTGTCGGGGAACCGCACCGCCGCACCCGCGTCGAACTCCTGTCGTATCCCGTGGCCCGCGTCCTCGTCTCGCTCGTCGACGAACACGTCTGTACCCGAAAGTACGCCAGCGCGGAGGCCGCGACGGCCCGCGAGCGCTTCACCGCCGAGTTCGAGACGACGACGGAGTTCAAGTCGACCCAGAGCGAGCGTATCGAGTTGCGTGACCTCCTCGTGGAGTTCGACCTCGCGAGCGCGGTCCACGAGGCCGAGACGGGCTACTGGGTCGACGTGGGCGCGTATCTCGAACTGGCGGCCGACCAGCGCGGCGACCGGTGGCGACTCGTCAACCGACCGCTCGCCGACGGTCGGGTCCGCATCGCCACCGACGACCTCCACGTCCTCCTGAAGCAGGCGATTCGCCACCGCGTCGCGGAGGGACTCCCCTTCGACGTGCCCGACGTCATCGCCGACGAACTCGACGCGGAAGTCGAACAGTTACGCGAGGTGCTCGCCGACCTCGATTTGACGCGGGAGATAGACACCGTCGTCCCCGAGATGTTCCCGCCGTGTATGCAGTCCCTGCTCGACCAAGTCCAGAAGGGCGAGCACCTCGAACACCACTCGCGGTTCGCCATCGCGGCGTTCCTCACCAGCATCGGCATGACGACGGACGAAATCGTCGACCTCTTTCAGGTCAATCCCGGGTTCGGCGAGGAGGCGACCCGGTATCAGGTCGACCACATCCGCGGCGACACCAGTCCCACGGAGTACTCGACGCCCGCGTGTTCCACGATGATGTCCTACGGCGACTGCGTCAACAAGGACGACCTCTGTGAGCGCATTTCGCATCCGATGGGATACTACGAGCAGAAACTGGACGACGCCGAGGACGACGAACTGGTGGACTGGCGCGAGGAGAACGGCGGCGACGACGCGGGAGAAGAGGCCGACGCGTAG
- a CDS encoding SWIM zinc finger family protein, whose product MTLIDPAADSERTALAPDPSRLPSRAARAWTERMAVRPRGNSTYAVTSESGHTYLVDLADHSCSCPDHQIRGEQCKHLRRVAIEITTRRVPPPGHQRARCDACGEVTFVPTGADPPHLCERCRLAPGDVVRDRETGKRLVVAAVTNNHADEYVIAATGRTVADHETNGGYPAADIVVEATYLTDAARRPDPKRYAFPHSRLAKTDEQLVV is encoded by the coding sequence ATGACACTCATCGACCCGGCCGCCGACTCGGAGCGAACTGCACTCGCACCGGACCCCAGTAGGCTCCCCTCCCGCGCCGCTCGCGCGTGGACCGAGCGCATGGCCGTCCGGCCGCGCGGGAACAGCACCTACGCCGTCACGTCCGAGAGCGGTCACACGTACCTCGTCGACCTCGCCGACCACAGCTGTAGCTGTCCGGACCACCAGATTCGCGGCGAACAGTGCAAACACCTCCGCCGCGTCGCCATCGAAATTACCACTCGCCGCGTGCCGCCGCCGGGCCACCAGCGCGCCCGCTGTGACGCCTGCGGCGAGGTGACGTTCGTCCCGACGGGCGCGGACCCGCCCCACCTCTGCGAGCGCTGTCGCCTCGCCCCCGGCGACGTGGTCCGCGACCGCGAGACCGGCAAGCGCCTCGTCGTCGCCGCCGTCACGAACAACCACGCCGACGAGTACGTCATCGCGGCCACCGGTCGGACCGTCGCCGACCACGAGACGAACGGCGGCTATCCGGCCGCCGACATCGTGGTCGAGGCGACGTACCTGACCGACGCGGCCCGGCGTCCGGACCCCAAGCGATACGCCTTCCCGCACTCGCGGCTGGCGAAGACCGACGAGCAACTGGTCGTCTGA
- a CDS encoding DUF7139 domain-containing protein — MESLGDAYSGTRWDGQDPRRVYAGVTLGVLGALAVVVAILVATTPLSTLLGADDLRAAEKLAGTLGGLGIPAMFLAVVAVLPSSKREQVGVLAGAGLCLVGIALFQVAYPTRWTTGAETLAFETTTAYFLGAGLAFWFVFTAMASFRARNDPQGMVRLELTHKGESKTVRVSPEEYRRYAKAVRSDGGETQAIIRELESRADEGRD, encoded by the coding sequence ATGGAGAGTCTGGGCGACGCGTACTCGGGTACTCGGTGGGACGGACAAGACCCTCGCCGAGTGTACGCTGGCGTGACCCTCGGCGTACTGGGTGCGCTCGCTGTCGTCGTCGCCATCTTGGTCGCGACCACGCCGCTGTCGACACTGCTCGGCGCGGACGACCTGCGGGCCGCAGAGAAACTCGCGGGCACGCTGGGCGGCCTCGGCATCCCGGCGATGTTCTTGGCCGTCGTCGCCGTCCTGCCGTCCTCGAAGCGCGAGCAGGTCGGTGTCCTCGCGGGCGCGGGCCTCTGTCTCGTCGGTATCGCCCTCTTTCAGGTCGCGTACCCGACCCGCTGGACCACCGGTGCGGAGACGCTGGCCTTCGAGACGACGACGGCGTACTTCCTCGGCGCGGGACTGGCCTTCTGGTTCGTCTTCACCGCGATGGCGAGTTTCCGCGCCCGGAACGACCCGCAGGGGATGGTCCGACTGGAGCTGACCCACAAGGGCGAGTCGAAGACGGTGCGGGTGTCGCCGGAGGAGTACCGCCGCTACGCGAAGGCGGTCCGAAGCGACGGCGGCGAGACGCAGGCGATTATCCGGGAGTTGGAGTCGCGGGCAGACGAGGGGCGCGACTAG
- a CDS encoding MATE family efflux transporter — protein MSTTDRSVDLTEGPLLRPLLALSLPLVGTQLLQVAYNLVDTFVVGQLGDGAVAALTYSLPFIFLTISLGSGLTVAGTVLVSQHRGAGNDDRVREVAGQTIAVTAVVSGLLSLVGFGLAPTLLPYIGTTPGTAIHAMAVEYTRIVFAGTTFMFGAFAFQAILRGWGDTKTPMYLMLGSVVANAVLDPFFVLGFRDNVVFSLVGLGGLESTLYAITGFAGMGVSGAAIATVIARGGAALAGFWLLFSGRLGLAVSLSDLRPDEETVRKILDVGGPAGLERSADSLAYTGMTVLVAMVGTEAVAAYGVGNRINTLVYLPAVGLAQGVETAVGQNLGADEAGRARRAVLMAVGLGGGVFLLASAAAFAFAAAIVAAFFDVSRTAPEVLSMGADYFRIIGPTYVFMGLFHLLNAAFRGAGSTRTALGFSIASQWFFRIPPTLVLITAVGMGAAGVWWGIAFSHVAAAALVAVWFLVGDWDESVVDEGSNEGANDTEESDSETPATAD, from the coding sequence GTGAGTACGACCGACCGCTCCGTCGACCTGACCGAGGGGCCGTTACTGCGCCCGCTGTTGGCCCTCTCACTGCCGCTCGTCGGCACACAGTTGTTACAGGTCGCGTACAACCTCGTCGATACGTTCGTCGTCGGGCAGTTGGGCGACGGCGCTGTGGCGGCGCTGACCTACTCGCTGCCGTTCATCTTCCTGACTATCTCGCTGGGGAGCGGACTCACCGTCGCCGGGACGGTCCTCGTCTCCCAGCACCGCGGCGCGGGCAACGACGACCGGGTGCGGGAGGTGGCGGGCCAGACCATCGCCGTCACCGCCGTCGTCTCGGGCCTGCTCTCGCTGGTCGGATTCGGCCTCGCGCCGACGCTCCTGCCGTACATCGGGACGACGCCGGGGACGGCGATTCACGCGATGGCCGTCGAGTACACCCGCATCGTCTTCGCCGGGACGACGTTCATGTTCGGCGCGTTCGCGTTTCAGGCCATCCTGCGCGGGTGGGGCGACACGAAGACGCCGATGTACCTCATGCTCGGAAGCGTCGTCGCGAACGCCGTCCTAGACCCCTTCTTCGTCCTCGGCTTCCGGGACAACGTCGTCTTCTCGCTGGTCGGCCTGGGCGGCCTGGAATCGACGCTGTACGCCATCACCGGCTTTGCGGGGATGGGCGTCTCCGGGGCGGCCATCGCCACCGTCATCGCGCGCGGCGGCGCGGCGCTGGCGGGCTTTTGGCTCCTCTTCTCGGGCCGACTCGGCCTCGCCGTCTCCCTTTCGGACCTCCGACCGGACGAGGAGACGGTCCGGAAGATTCTGGACGTGGGCGGTCCCGCGGGCCTCGAACGGTCGGCCGACTCGCTGGCCTACACCGGCATGACCGTCCTCGTCGCGATGGTCGGGACGGAGGCCGTCGCGGCCTACGGCGTCGGCAACCGCATCAACACGCTCGTCTACCTCCCGGCGGTGGGCCTCGCACAGGGCGTCGAGACGGCCGTCGGACAGAACCTCGGGGCCGACGAGGCCGGGCGGGCGCGCCGTGCGGTCCTCATGGCGGTGGGACTGGGCGGCGGCGTCTTCCTCCTCGCCAGCGCCGCGGCCTTCGCGTTCGCGGCGGCCATCGTCGCCGCCTTCTTCGACGTGAGCAGGACGGCACCGGAAGTCCTCTCGATGGGCGCGGACTACTTCCGAATCATCGGCCCTACCTACGTGTTCATGGGCCTCTTTCACCTGCTGAACGCCGCGTTCCGCGGGGCCGGGAGCACGCGGACGGCCCTCGGTTTCTCCATCGCCTCGCAGTGGTTCTTCCGCATCCCGCCGACGCTCGTGCTCATCACCGCCGTCGGCATGGGAGCGGCGGGCGTCTGGTGGGGCATCGCGTTCTCGCACGTCGCCGCCGCGGCACTGGTGGCGGTGTGGTTCCTCGTCGGCGACTGGGACGAGTCCGTCGTCGACGAGGGGAGCAACGAGGGAGCGAACGACACCGAGGAGTCTGATAGCGAGACGCCCGCAACGGCCGACTAA
- a CDS encoding DUF7472 family protein → MELDREAIVQIVVSTIALATFVAAAVFVSTNYSSNGGLTEQGGIAIIGAIGLFIVVMLVAGLWMERQEF, encoded by the coding sequence ATGGAATTGGACCGGGAGGCCATCGTGCAGATAGTGGTCTCGACCATCGCACTCGCGACGTTCGTCGCCGCCGCCGTCTTCGTCTCGACGAACTATTCGAGCAACGGCGGACTCACCGAACAAGGCGGTATCGCGATTATCGGCGCTATCGGGCTGTTCATCGTCGTGATGCTCGTCGCTGGTCTCTGGATGGAACGCCAAGAGTTCTGA
- the hjc gene encoding Holliday junction resolvase Hjc, producing the protein MPNSNAKGDRRERELVNALDAAGFAVMRAPASGSATERELPDVLTGDGETFYAIEAKSSAGDPIYLDGEEIEALLFFSQNFGAKPRVGVRFDREDWYFFHPGDLYTTDGGNYRVKKETALAEGTDFEEFVGHSEKVTLAEVADDGPDQSVLDVLSAFERGDLSKEEAAAMLE; encoded by the coding sequence ATGCCTAACTCGAACGCGAAGGGGGACCGCCGCGAACGGGAACTCGTCAACGCTCTGGACGCGGCGGGCTTTGCGGTGATGCGCGCACCCGCAAGCGGGAGCGCCACGGAGCGCGAACTGCCCGACGTGTTGACCGGCGACGGCGAGACGTTCTACGCCATCGAGGCGAAGTCGAGCGCGGGCGACCCCATCTACCTGGACGGCGAGGAAATCGAGGCGCTGCTCTTCTTCTCGCAGAACTTTGGCGCGAAGCCCCGCGTCGGCGTCCGATTCGACCGGGAAGACTGGTACTTCTTCCATCCGGGCGACCTCTACACCACGGACGGGGGCAACTACCGCGTGAAAAAGGAGACGGCGCTGGCCGAGGGGACGGACTTCGAGGAGTTCGTCGGCCACTCGGAGAAGGTGACATTGGCCGAGGTGGCCGACGACGGGCCGGACCAGTCGGTGCTCGACGTGCTGTCGGCGTTCGAGCGCGGCGACCTCTCGAAGGAGGAAGCCGCGGCGATGCTCGAGTAG